A single Callithrix jacchus isolate 240 chromosome 4, calJac240_pri, whole genome shotgun sequence DNA region contains:
- the PLAGL1 gene encoding zinc finger protein PLAGL1 isoform X2 — protein sequence MATHSPQKSHRCVYCGKTFNRKDHLKNHLQTHDPNKMAYGCDECGKKYHTLLGYKRHLALHAASSGDLTCGVCALELGSTEVLLDHLKSHAEEKPPSGTKEKKHQCDHCERCFYTRKDVRRHLVVHTGCKDFLCQFCAQRFGRKDHLTRHTKKTHSQELMKESLQNGELLSPFHTISPSFQLKAAALSPFSLGASAQNGFASSLPPEVHSLTFGPPEQAAQPMQPLPESLASIHPSVAPGSPPPPLPNHKYNTTSTSYAPLASLPLKADTKGFCNISLFEDLPLQEPQSPQKLNPGFDLAKGNAGKVSLPKELPADAVNLTIPASLDLSPLLSFWQLAPPATQNTFGNSTLPLGPGESLPHRLSCLGQQQQEPQIAVGTVSLGQLPLPPIPHVFSAGTGSAILPHFHHAFR from the coding sequence ATGGCAACCCATTCTCCTCAGAAGTCTCACCGGTGCGTTTACTGTGGGAAGACATTCAACCGGAAAGACCACCTGAAAAACCACCTCCAGACCCACGACCCCAACAAAATGGCCTATGGGTGTGATGAGTGTGGGAAGAAGTATCACACCCTGCTGGGCTATAAGAGGCACCTGGCCCTCCATGCGGCCAGCAGTGGCGACCTCACCTGTGGGGTCTGTGCCCTGGAGCTAGGGAGCACCGAGGTGCTGCTGGATCACCTCAAATCCCATGCAGAAGAGAAGCCCCCTAGTGGAACCAAGGAAAAGAAGCACCAATGCGACCACTGCGAAAGATGCTTCTACACCCGGAAGGATGTGCGACGCCACTTGGTGGTCCACACAGGATGCAAGGACTTCCTGTGCCAGTTCTGTGCCCAGAGATTTGGGCGCAAGGATCACCTCACCCGGCATACCAAGAAGACCCACTCACAGGAGCTGATGAAAGAGAGCCTGCAGAACGGAGAGCTTCTGAGCCCCTTCCATACCATCTCGCCTTCATTCCAACTGAAGGCTGCTGCCTTGTCTCCTTTCTCTTTAGGAGCTTCTGCCCAGAACGGGTTTGCAAGTAGCTTGCCACCTGAGGTCCACAGCCTCACCTTTGGGCCCCCAGAACAAGCTGCCCAGCCTATGCAGCCGCTGCCAGAGTCCCTGGCCTCCATCCATCCCTCTGTAGCCCCTGGCTCTCCTCCACCACCCCTTCCCAATCACAAGTACAACACCACTTCTACCTCATATGCCCCACTTGCAAGCCTGCCCCTCAAGGCAGATACTAAAGGTTTTTGCAATATCAGTTTGTTTGAGGACTTGCCTCTGCAAGAGCCTCAGTCACCTCAAAAGCTCAACCCAGGTTTTGATCTGGCTAAGGGCAATGCTGGTAAAGTAAGCCTGCCCAAGGAGCTGCCTGCAGATGCTGTGAACCTAACAATACCTGCCTCTCTGGACCTGTCCCCATTGTTGAGCTTCTGGCAGCTGGCCCCTCCTGCTACCCAAAATACCTTTGGGAATAGCACTCTCCCCCTGGGGCCTGGGGAATCTCTGCCCCACAGATTAAGCTGtctggggcagcagcagcaggaaccCCAAATTGCTGTGGGCACTGTGAGCCTGGGTCAGCTCCCCCTGCCCCCTATCCCCCATGTGTTCTCAGCTGGCACTGGCTCTGCTATCCTGCCTCATTTCCATCATGCATTCAGATAA
- the PLAGL1 gene encoding zinc finger protein PLAGL1 isoform X1, giving the protein MATFPCQLCGKTFLTLEKFTIHNYSHSRERPYKCLQPDCGKAFVSRYKLMRHMATHSPQKSHRCVYCGKTFNRKDHLKNHLQTHDPNKMAYGCDECGKKYHTLLGYKRHLALHAASSGDLTCGVCALELGSTEVLLDHLKSHAEEKPPSGTKEKKHQCDHCERCFYTRKDVRRHLVVHTGCKDFLCQFCAQRFGRKDHLTRHTKKTHSQELMKESLQNGELLSPFHTISPSFQLKAAALSPFSLGASAQNGFASSLPPEVHSLTFGPPEQAAQPMQPLPESLASIHPSVAPGSPPPPLPNHKYNTTSTSYAPLASLPLKADTKGFCNISLFEDLPLQEPQSPQKLNPGFDLAKGNAGKVSLPKELPADAVNLTIPASLDLSPLLSFWQLAPPATQNTFGNSTLPLGPGESLPHRLSCLGQQQQEPQIAVGTVSLGQLPLPPIPHVFSAGTGSAILPHFHHAFR; this is encoded by the exons ATGGCCACGTTCCCCTGCCAATTATGTGGCAAGACCTTCCTCACCCTGGAGAAGTTCACGATTCACAATTATTCCCACTCCAGGGAGCGGCCGTACAAGTGTTTGCAGCCTGATTGTGGCAAAGCCTTTGTTTCCAGATATAAATTGATGAG GCACATGGCAACCCATTCTCCTCAGAAGTCTCACCGGTGCGTTTACTGTGGGAAGACATTCAACCGGAAAGACCACCTGAAAAACCACCTCCAGACCCACGACCCCAACAAAATGGCCTATGGGTGTGATGAGTGTGGGAAGAAGTATCACACCCTGCTGGGCTATAAGAGGCACCTGGCCCTCCATGCGGCCAGCAGTGGCGACCTCACCTGTGGGGTCTGTGCCCTGGAGCTAGGGAGCACCGAGGTGCTGCTGGATCACCTCAAATCCCATGCAGAAGAGAAGCCCCCTAGTGGAACCAAGGAAAAGAAGCACCAATGCGACCACTGCGAAAGATGCTTCTACACCCGGAAGGATGTGCGACGCCACTTGGTGGTCCACACAGGATGCAAGGACTTCCTGTGCCAGTTCTGTGCCCAGAGATTTGGGCGCAAGGATCACCTCACCCGGCATACCAAGAAGACCCACTCACAGGAGCTGATGAAAGAGAGCCTGCAGAACGGAGAGCTTCTGAGCCCCTTCCATACCATCTCGCCTTCATTCCAACTGAAGGCTGCTGCCTTGTCTCCTTTCTCTTTAGGAGCTTCTGCCCAGAACGGGTTTGCAAGTAGCTTGCCACCTGAGGTCCACAGCCTCACCTTTGGGCCCCCAGAACAAGCTGCCCAGCCTATGCAGCCGCTGCCAGAGTCCCTGGCCTCCATCCATCCCTCTGTAGCCCCTGGCTCTCCTCCACCACCCCTTCCCAATCACAAGTACAACACCACTTCTACCTCATATGCCCCACTTGCAAGCCTGCCCCTCAAGGCAGATACTAAAGGTTTTTGCAATATCAGTTTGTTTGAGGACTTGCCTCTGCAAGAGCCTCAGTCACCTCAAAAGCTCAACCCAGGTTTTGATCTGGCTAAGGGCAATGCTGGTAAAGTAAGCCTGCCCAAGGAGCTGCCTGCAGATGCTGTGAACCTAACAATACCTGCCTCTCTGGACCTGTCCCCATTGTTGAGCTTCTGGCAGCTGGCCCCTCCTGCTACCCAAAATACCTTTGGGAATAGCACTCTCCCCCTGGGGCCTGGGGAATCTCTGCCCCACAGATTAAGCTGtctggggcagcagcagcaggaaccCCAAATTGCTGTGGGCACTGTGAGCCTGGGTCAGCTCCCCCTGCCCCCTATCCCCCATGTGTTCTCAGCTGGCACTGGCTCTGCTATCCTGCCTCATTTCCATCATGCATTCAGATAA